A genomic region of Thunnus albacares chromosome 2, fThuAlb1.1, whole genome shotgun sequence contains the following coding sequences:
- the cabin1 gene encoding calcineurin-binding protein cabin-1 isoform X4, with translation MIRIAALNAASTAADESQDPLRSNKSQTKEAQEAEAFALYHKALDLQKHDKFEESAKAYHELLKTPLLKEALPSEDQRVGLKHPGLMLKYSTFKNLASMAASRDDLEMAMEFYLEAVMLDSTDVNMWYKIGQVAVRLVRIPLARHAFEEGLHCNPDHWPCLDNLITILYTLSDYSCCLYFISKALEKDHCYTKGLVLKEKIFEEQPCLKRDTMQMFMKCDMSIHYVEVEEEERKCIVEEALDLRKRRQALSYREPKPDLVLTQPIRCLSWKHVGESLIAMYKHQTTCEPPRPSLGHRIDLSEYSDPNFPQNLPQPSSPVSTVQTTVLSSSPSSSLPPTALTEPTVLPQPSTQPQITTSQATVEVTTSAHPVATAMEVSLTDKVKKAPKRKRAIEDSGETAKRRSARVRNTKCKKEEKIDFQELLFKYLPSRLKKFDPDNDDESLSNLESQCNGKEDIQPLHGSCLPVDAVEYMESEQQDVHNFLLNNMSNGGILDLMMRYLKAVGQKFMEDWPRGLTAVVLELYQHWRKHSSGLPNPLLRDCSNQHIRDMLAMSLACMELQLEQWLHNKGKTVSPRRSSICPASDTAESEFPGQYFQSDLLLLALGSSQKDLFEDDWLDVMVRVYWLKARFLALQGDMELALESYDVCTGLLQSRPKSPEGKHYTINLPNLRVDSAISLEEVDKRLKSLERCQSLEEIQRLFESADFESVVRLLQPTLNYGSRSKPLEFVSSAPERPAQLMLLQNSLLKLQDYQQCLEYSELALNEALQQLNSAPTSSPPAKEEWVSTIGKLLDGIEVCFTKDLELLSNVPHFSSMARLANNLIQLIDLSMTVSDDPKEPYFFSVLPWIILYRIIKHEEAAFNCMLRQHISVGDDEDDSETPMLPSSLMLLNTAHEYLGRRSLCCNSDGALLKFYVRVLEKELAASSNTESHPYKEELEMALEQCLFCLYAYPSKKSKARFLEDHSSPQVALLWSDALFMFQYFKPKSLPEFDSYKTSTVSADLANLLRRFAGIAPSSDTPTLTMDEVAAYIEGMTEKAPCLPEGSAPAPPIINEIYYLLADYHFKNKEQSKAIKFYMHDICVCPNRFDSWAGMALARASRIQEKLNSNELKSDVPIWKHSQAVLNCFKRALEIDSSNLSLWIEYGTISYALHSFASRQLKQWRHELPPEVVKQMEERRDSMLETASQCFQGASRCEGDSDEEEWLIHYMLGKIAEKRKQSPAEYLQLYKKAAHYLHEEAARYPRKIHYHNPPDLAMEALELHFRLSATILKLLEANVPDLEHELLFNLLVEAATGPFARGEEKSMPSIPRSHEKEKPTSMMDEDFNCSSVCIGNVHSSSLPSVATPERSQDSEVVMLSDSNSTQDAFTDPASSQDSSHKPASGKASSSSSESTTPVKEGQPASEDTASHGEHTGIQTEEKVVQEVVDTVVVTLPEASAPKVSADPCPHPLPVPATPPKQASSQHATPQTPVTEGKRKPEPPPEVIEVPKALPAEHADQRRMLVEMCVSALFLCLGRFPQHYKSLYRLAFFYTNSKTHQNLQWARDVLLGSSVPWQQLKHMPAQGLFCERNKTNLFNGIWRIPVDEIDRPGSFASHMNRSIVLLLEVLSQLKDHDTLLKVSFMLQRTPDQGKKYLRDVDRQVLAKRAFFLNVKVLEDNLNSLTGVSEQLPKAPAPSMGEMTTTDASNRPDSEDSKHALPKKPELTEGACATDSGPREASQAQLTQTPPSTDKGSKVLESYPGKVEAAGSEGHRTGPEEPMELDTSHWRRPSTTTDSQGNQTETETSLSVGEPQQKVTDSCRTPELSLEELSISSRQQQLQASATKVAVATSGTDQGLLRRPNRKRKLLEDVESGKTLLLDAYRVWQQGQKVMTYDLGRIEKIMSETYMLIKQVDEDVALDQAVKFCQIQLATSAQRQSAGDAPTTPKYTKDHRDIFFPASLPTPVLLSHTACHPLSTQDSQAKVVYEPLSKLSRPQTSSFHDQPQHRRAANHPAAVMPFLPHTEEREEPSEGLLYRQQESHLCQQMKLATVSQGQESTAGWFQEETATCSTAQPCSDQQQYASNEQSKLPDPSRIRSRVPANMPKLFIPSTVTKFPPEITVTPPTPTLLSPKGSISEETKQRLKNVILSSQSAATVKKDTLSQPALEVQETSSQESSLESESDEEDDYMDI, from the exons ATG ATTCGCATTGCAGCATTGAATGCTGCTTCAACAGCTGCAGATGAGTCTCAAGATCCCTTGAGAAGTAACAAAAGTCAGACGAAAGAGGCTCAG GAAGCAGAGGCGTTCGCTTTATATCACAAAGCCTTAGATCTGCAAAAACATGACAAGTTTGAGGAGTCTGCCAAGGCTTATCATGAGCTTCTCAAAACTCCTCTGCTCAAGGAG GCCCTGCCCTCAGAGGATCAGAGAGTGGGTCTCAAGCATCCCGGGCTGATGTTGAAGTATTCTACTTTCAAAAACTTGGCCAGTATGGCTGCATCACGAGATGACCTGGAGATGGCTATGGAGTTTTACTTGGAG GCAGTCATGTTGGATTCCACTGATGTGAACATGTGGTACAAAATTGGTCAGGTGGCTGTGCGACTTGTGCGCATTCCTCTGGCTCGACATGCCTTTGAGGAGGGATTGCACTGTAACCCGGACCACTGGCCCTGCCTGGACAACCTCATAACCATTCTCTACACACTCAGTGACTACTCCT GCTGTTTGTACTTCATCAGCAAAGCCCTAGAGAAGGATCATTGTTACACTAAAGGCCTGGTGTTGAAGGAGAAAATCTTTGAGGAGCAGCCCTGTCTGAAGAGGGACACAATGCAGATGTTCATGAAATG CGATATGTCTATTCACTATGTGGAAGTGGAAGAAGAGGAACGCAAATGCATTGTGGAAGAGGCACTGGATTTACGGAAACGCAGACAGGCTCTCTCTTACCGTGAACCAAAACCTGACCTTGTCCTGACTCAGCCCATTCGCTGCCTCTC GTGGAAGCATGTGGGCGAAAGTCTTATTGCGATGTACAAACATCAGACCACATGTGAGCCACCACGGCCAAGCCTTGGCCACAGGATTGACTTGTCAGAGTACTCCGACCCCAACTTCCCTCAAAACTTGCCCCAACCCAGCAGCCCCGTCAGTACAGTCCAGACTACTGTGCTGAGCAGCAGCCCCAGCTCATCCCTGCCACCAACTGCCCTTACTGAGCCAACAGTGCTGCCCCAACCCAGCACACAACCTCAGATTACCACCAGCCAGGCCACTGTGGAGGTCACCACCTCTGCTCACCCTGTTG CTACAGCTATGGAAGTTTCACTGACAGACAAAGTGAAGAAAGCTCCAAAAAGGAAACGTGCAATTGAAGATAGTGGGGAGACAGCCAAGCGACGCTCGGCTCGTGTTCGAAACACTAAGTgcaagaaggaggagaagattGATTTTCAGGAACTGCTTTTTAAATATCTACCTTCCAG GCTAAAGAAGTTTGATcctgataatgatgatgagaGTCTGAGTAATCTTGAATCGCAGTGTAATGGGAAGGAGGACATTCAGCCTCTACATGggagttgtttacctgttgacGCGGTTGAATACATGGAATCTG AACAACAGGATGTTCACAACTTCCTGCTCAATAATATGAGCAATGGTGGTATACTGGACCTGATGATGCGCTATCTGAAGGCAGTGGGTCAGAAGTTCATGGAGGACTGGCCTCGTGGGCTCACAGCTGTGGTACTGGAGCTCTATCAGCACTGGAGGAAGCACAGCAGTGGTCTTCCTAACCCTTTGCTTCGGGACTGCAGCAACCAACACATACGG GACATGTTGGCAATGAGCTTGGCGTGTATGGAGTTGCAGTTGGAGCAGTGGTTGCACAACAAAGGGAAGACCG TGTCTCCACGAAGAAGCAGCATTTGTCCTGCCAGTGACACAGCTGAGTCAGAATTCCCCGGGCAGTATTTTCAGAGTGATTTGTTACTCCTGGCCTTAGGCTCATCCCAAAAAGACCTGTTTGAGGATGACTGGCTGGATGTTATGGTGCGTGTCTACTGGCTCAAGGCACGATTCTTGGCCCTGCAG GGAGACATGGAGTTGGCCCTGGAGAGCTATGATGTCTGTACAGGCCTGTTGCAGAGCAGGCCAAAGTCACCCGAAGGGAAACATTACACCATTAATCTGCCTAACCTGCGTGTAGATTCAGCAATCTCTTTAGAGGAG GTTGACAAAAGGCTGAAGTCTCTGGAGCGTTGTCAGTCTTTGGAAGAGATCCAGCGTCTCTTTGAGTCAGCAGACTTTGAGTCTGTTGTGCGCTTGTTGCAGCCCACTCTTAATTACGGCAGCAGGAGTAAACCTCTGGAGTTCGTGAGCTCAGCACCAGAGCGGCCTGCTCAGCTGATGCTACTGCAG AATTCACTGTTGAAGCTACAGGACTACCAGCAGTGTCTGGAGTACAGCGAGCTGGCTCTAAATGAAGCCTTGCAGCAGCTCAACTCTGCTCCAACCAGCTCTCCCCCTGCTAAGGAAGAGTGGGTCAGTACCATTGGAAAACTGCTGGATGGCATCGAGGTCTGCTTCACCAAAGACTTAGAGCTTCTAAGCAATGTCCCCCACTTCTCTAGTATGGCTCGACTGGCTAACAACCTAATTCAG ctgaTTGATCTTAGTATGACCGTTTCCGACGATCCCAAGGAGCCTTATTTCTTCTCAGTGCTGCCTTGGATTATCCTGTATCGCATTATCAAGCACGAAGAGGCTGCTTTTAACTGCATGCTTCGACAGCATATCTCCGTAGGGGATGATGAAG ATGACTCAGAAACTCCTATGCTGCCCTCCTCCCTGATGCTTCTCAACACAGCCCACGAGTATCTTGGCCGTCGCTCCTTGTGCTGCAATTCAGACGGCGCACTCCTGAAGTTCTAT GTTCGAGTTTTGGAAAAAGAGCTTGCAGCCTCTTCCAACACTGAGTCTCACCCCTACAAAGAGGAGTTGGAGATGGCCTTGGAACAGTGCCTTTTCTGCTTATATGCCTACCCCAGTAAGAAGAGCAAGGCCCGCTTCCTTGAGGACCACTCATCTCCACAG GTGGCACTGCTGTGGAGTGATGCCCTTTTCATGTTTCAGTATTTCAAACCAAAGTCGTTGCCTGAGTTTGACAGTTATAAGACAAGCACAGTTTCTGCGGACTTGGCCAATCTGCTGAGGAGGTTTGCTGGCATCGCCCCCTCGAGTGACACTCCCACTCTCACCATGGATGAAGTGGCAGCCTACATCGAGGGCATGACAGAAAAG GCCCCGTGCCTTCCTGAAGGTAGTGCTCCTGCACCTCCAATCATTAATGAGATCTACTACCTGCTGGCTGATTACCATTTCAAGAACAAGGAGCAGTCCAAAGCCATCAAGTTTTATATGCATGACATCTGTGTGTGTCCCAACAG GTTTGACTCCTGGGCGGGAATGGCTTTAGCTAGGGCCAGCCGTATCCAGGAGAAGCTCAACTCCAACGAGCTGAAAAGTGATGTACCCATATGGAAGCACTCCCAGGCAGTGCTTAACTGCTTCAAGAGGGCCCTGGAGATAGATAGCTCTAACCTGTCTCTGTGGATCGAGTACGGTACCATATCATATGCACTCCACTCGTTTGCTTCACGGCAGCTAAAGCAGTGGCGCCATGAACTCCCCCCAGAGGTGGTTAAACAG ATGGAAGAAAGGAGAGACTCCATGTTGGAGACAGCATCCCAGTGTTTCCAGGGTGCTTCCCGttgtgagggtgacagtgatgaAGAAGAGTGGCTCATTCACTATATGTTGGGGAAAATAGCAGAGAAACGCAAACAGTCTCCAGCGGAATATCTGCAGCTTTACAAAAAG GCAGCACACTATCTGCATGAAGAAGCTGCCAGGTATCCCCGGAAAATCCATTATCATAATCCCCCTGACCTGGCTATGGAAGCCCTGGAG TTGCATTTCCGTCTCAGTGCCACCATCCTAAAACTGCTAGAGGCTAATGTGCCTGATCTGGAGCATGAGCTCTTGTTCAATTTGCTAGTTGAGGCTGCTACAGGGCCATTTGCCAGAGGGGAAGAGAAGAGTATGCCAAGCATTCCCAGGTCTCATGAAAA GGAGAAACCCACCTCCATGATGGATGAAGACTTTAATTGCTCGTCAGTTTGCATAGGGAACGTCCACAGCTCCTCCCTTCCATCAGTTGCCACCCCAG AGCGCAGTCAGGACAGTGAGGTGGTGATGCTCTCTGACTCCAACTCCACCCAGGATGCCTTCACAGATCCCGCCAGCTCACAAGACAGCAGCCACAAACCTGCCTCTGGGAAAGCCAGTTCATCGTCATCAGAAAGCACAACACCTGTGAAGGAAGGGCAGCCCGCATCTGAGGACACAG CATCACACGGAGAACATACTGGCATCCAGACAGAAGAGAAAGTTGTCCAGGAAGTAGTAGACACTGTGGTGGTGACACTCCCTGAGGCCTCAGCCCCCAAAGTCTCTGCAGATCCCTGTCCTCATCCTCTGCCTGTTCCAGCCACCCCTCCGAAGCAAGCCTCCTCTCAACACGCCACTCCTCAAACCCCAGTCACTGAGGGTAAGAGGAAGCCAGAGCCCCCCCCTGAGGTGATTGAGGTGCCCAAAGCCCTGCCTGCAGAACACGCTGACCAGAGGCGAATGCTGGTGGAAATGTGTGTCAGCgctctcttcctctgcctcGGCCGTTTCCCTCAGCACTACAAGAGTCTTTACCGCCTGGCCTTCTTCTACACTAACAGCAAGACTCATCAG AACCTACAGTGGGCCCGAGATGTGTTGCTAGGAAGCAGTGTCCCATGGCAACAGCTGAAGCACATGCCAGCACAAGGACTTTTCTGCGAAAGAAACAAGACAAACCTGTTCAAT GGCATCTGGCGTATTCCAGTAGATGAGATTGATCGCCCAGGAAGTTTTGCATCTCATATGAACCGATCCATTGTCCTCTTGCTGGAGGTGCTGTCTCAGCTTAAGGATCACGATACTCTGCTGAAAGTCTCTTTCATGCTGCAGAGAACCCCTGACCAGGGAAA GAAGTATTTACGGGATGTTGATCGCCAGGTTTTGGCCAAGAGAGCATTTTTCCTAAATGTAAAAGTCCTGGAGGACAATCTGAACAGTCTCACAGGG GTGTCTGAGCAGCTTCCCAAAGCGCCTGCGCCCTCCATGGGGGAGATGACCACAACAGACGCATCCAACAGGCCCGATTCAGAGGACAGCAAACATGCGCTTCCTAAGAAACCTGAGCTCACAGAGGGAGCGTGTGCAACTGACTCAGGGCCCAGGGAGGCCTCACAGGCTCAACTCACCCAGACCCCACCATCTACAGATAAAGGAAGTAAAGTTCTAGAGAGCTACCCTGGGAAGGTGGAGGCTGCTGGGAGCGAGGGGCACAGAACAGGGCCAGAGGAACCCATGGAGCTGGACACTAGCCACTGGAGGAGGCCCTCTACGACCACAGATTCTCAGGGCAACCAAACAGAAACTGAGACCTCCCTGAGTGTTGGGGAGCCCCAGCAGAAAGTGACTGACAGTTGCCGGACACCAGAGCTGTCTCTGGAAGAGCTAAGTATTAGTTCCAGGCAGCAGCAACTCCAAGCCTCAGCAACCAAGGTAGCTGTGGCAACCAGTGGGACTGATCAGGGGTTACTACGAAGGCccaacagaaaaagaaagcttCTAGAGGATGTGGAGTCTGGAAAAACCCTTCTGCTTGATGCATACAGAGTGTGGCAGCAAGGCCAGAAAGTCATGACCTATGACCTGGGTCGCATTGAGAAGATCATGTCAGAGACGTATATGCTCATAAAACAG GTTGATGAGGATGTAGCTCTGGACCAAGCTGTGAAGTTCTGCCAGATACAGTTGGCCACTTCTGCCCAAAGACAG TCTGCCGGTGATGCTCCGACCACACCTAAGTACACCAAGGATCACCGAGACATCTTCTTCCCCGCCTCCCTGCCAACTCCGGTCTTGCTCAGCCACACCGCCTGCCACCCGCTGTCCACCCAGGACAGCCAAGCCAAAGTGGTGTACGAGCCCCTGAGCAAGTTGTCCAGACCTCAAACCTCAAGCTTCCACGATCAGCCACAGCACAGAAGAGCAGCTAACCACCCTGCTGCAGTTATGCCCTTCCTACCACACACAG